In Aegilops tauschii subsp. strangulata cultivar AL8/78 chromosome 3, Aet v6.0, whole genome shotgun sequence, one genomic interval encodes:
- the LOC109784000 gene encoding delta-1-pyrroline-5-carboxylate synthase 2, translating into MGRGGIGGAVAAADLENSDSTRGFVRDVKRIVVKVGTAVVTGQNGRLAMGRLGALCEQVKELNFQGYEVILVTSGAVGVGRQRLKYRKLINSSFADLQNPQLDLDGKACAAVGQSGLMAIYDTLFSQLDVTSSQLLVTDRDFRDPSFGHQLRETVVSLLDLKVIPVFNENDAISTRRAPYEDSSGIFWDNDSLATLLAKELDADLLIMLSDVEGLYSGPPSDPQSKIIHTYINEKHGKLINFGEKSRVGRGGMQAKVAAAVTAASKGVPAVIASGFVTDSIIKIMRGEKIGTLFHNEANVWDCSKEVTTREMAVAAKDCSRHLQNLSSEERKKILLDIAGALDANVDLIISENEADLAAAQDSGYEKSLVARMTLKAGKITSLAESIRAIADMEDPISHTLKKTEVAKDLVFEKMYCPLGVLLIIFESRPDALVQIAALAIRSGNGLLLKGGKEAMRSNTILHKVITSVIPDAVGKKLIGLVKSKDEIADLLKLDDVIDLVIPRGSNRLVSQIKAQTKIPVLGHADGICHVYIDKSADMDMAKRIVLDAKVDYPAACNAMETLLVHKDLNKTEGLDDLLMELAKEGVVIYGGPVAHDTLKVPKVDSFHHEYSSMACTLEFVDDVQSAIDHINRYGSAHTDCIITTDKRSADTFLQQVDSAAVFHNASTRFCDGTRFGLGAEVGISTGRIHARGPVGVDGLLTTRCILRGSGQVVNGDKGVVYTHKDLPLQ; encoded by the exons ATGGGCAGGGGAGGCATCGGAGGCGCCGTCGCGGCGGCGGACCTCGAGAACAGCGACTCCACCCGCGGCTTCGTCAGGGACGTCAAGCGCATCGTCGTCAAG GTCGGCACCGCTGTTGTCACCGGGCAGAATGGCCGACTGGCCATGGGCAGGCTCGGAGCTCTCTGCGAGCAG GTGAAGGAGCTCAATTTCCAGGGGTATGAGGTGATTCTGGTCACCTCTGGCGCCGTTGGCgtcgggaggcagaggctcaagtACCGAAAGCTTATCAACAGCAG TTTCGCCGATCTGCAGAACCCACAGCTGGACCTGGATGGGAAGGCCTGCGCTGCCGTCGGCCAGAGTGGCCTAATGGCTATCTATGATACGCTGTTTAGCCAA CTTGATGTAACATCGTCTCAGCTTCTTGTTACGGATCGTGATTTCCGGGATCCAAGTTTTGGGCACCAGCTTCGTGAGACTGTTGTCTCCCTGTTAGATCTTAAGGTGATACCGGTGTTTAACGAGAACGATGCTATCAGTACGAGGAGAGCGCCATACGAG GATTCATCCGGTATATTCTGGGATAACGACAGTTTGGCGACGCTGTTGGCAAAAGAACTGGATGCTGATCTTCTTATCATGCTTAGTGATGTGGAGGGACTCTATAGTGGTCCACCGAGCGATCCTCAATCAAAGATTATCCACACATACATCAATGAAAAACACGGGAAGCTAATTAATTTTGGGGAGAAGTCTCGTGTGGGAAGAGGTGGAATGCAAGCTAAAGTGGCAGCTGCTGTTACTGCTGCATCAAAGGGCGTACCTGCTGTAATTGCAAG TGGATTTGTAACAGATAGCATTATTAAGATTATGCGAGGAGAGAAAATTGGTACACTTTTCCATAATGAAGCAAATGTCTGGGATTGTTCGAAGGAGGTGACAACCCGTGAGATGGCAGTTGCTGCAAAAGATTGTTCACGGCATCTCCAG AATTTGTCATCGGAGGAGCGTAAGAAGATTTTGCTAGATATCGCCGGTGCTCTGGATGCAAATGTGGATTTAATTATATCCGAGAATGAAGCTGATCTAGCTGCGGCACAAGATTCAGGTTATGAGAAATCCTTGGTGGCTAGGATGACCCTGAAGGCAGGAAAG ATAACAAGCCTTGCTGAATCGATCCGTGCAATTGCGGACATGGAGGACCCTATCTCACATACACTGAAAAAAACAGAG GTTGCTAAGGATTTAGTTTTCGAGAAGATGTACTGCCCATTGGGTGTTCTCCTAATTATTTTTGAGTCTCGTCCTGATGCCCTGGTCCAG ATTGCAGCTCTAGCAATCCGAAGTGGAAATGGCCTTCTTCTGAAAGGAGGAAAAGAAGCTATGAGATCAAACACAATATTACATAAG GTCATAACCAGCGTGATTCCAGATGCTGTTGGTAAAAAGCTTATTGGCCTTGTGAAAAGCAAAGATGAAATTGCTGATCTTCTAAAG CTTGACGATGTGATTGATCTTGTTATTCCAAGAGGCAGTAACAGGCTTGTTTCTCAAATCAAAGCACAAACCAAGATTCCCGTTCTTGGTCATGCTG ATGGTATCTGCCATGTTTACATTGATAAATCAGCTGACATGGACATGGCAAAACGTATCGTATTGGATGCAAAGGTTGATTATCCTGCAGCATGCAATGCTATG GAAACACTACTTGTTCATAAAGATCTGAACAAGACAGAGGGTCTTGATGATTTATTGATGGAACTTGCGAAAGAAG GAGTTGTTATTTATGGTGGGCCTGTCGCACATGACACATTGAAAGTACCAAAGGTGGATTCATTTCATCATGAGTATAGCTCAATGGCATGCACCCTCGAATTTGTTGATGATGTGCAGTCAGCGATTGACCATATAAATCGTTATGGAAG TGCACACACAGATTGTATTATCACAACTGATAAGAGGTCAGCAGATACTTTTCTACAACAAGTTGACAG TGCTGCTGTGTTCCATAATGCAAGCACAAGGTTCTGTGATGGGACTCGCTTCGGTCTAGGTGCAGAG GTTGGCATAAGTACAGGGCGCATACATGCTCGTGGACCTGTTGGTGTCGACGGTCTTTTAACCACTCGGTG CATTCTTCGAGGGAGTGGACAAGTAGTGAACGGCGACAAGGGAGTTGTGTACACCCACAAGGATCTTCCTTTGCAATGA
- the LOC109783998 gene encoding pentatricopeptide repeat-containing protein CRR2, chloroplastic, translating into MFASAPAGSLHLSHPAFGARRPRLARCRSSLSSSGAAPPPANANHLIQTLCASGRLSRAAALLQGLPAPTQRTYESLLQAAARAGDAALAAAVHRRLEADPVFRSDPFLSTRLIDAYAALGALPAARQVFDEAPDKNIFVWNALLKALALADHGDEALARLADMGRLGVPVDSYSYTLGLKACIAASASHAPASARVREVHAHAIRRGYALHMHVATTLIDCYAKLGMVGYAENVFAAMPERNVVSWSAMIACYAKNERPADAIELFKDMLASDADLVPNSITIVSVLNACAGVNALGHGKLLHAYILRRGFDSLVSVLNALMAMYMRCGCLEVGRHIFNWIGRRRDVVSWNSLISGYGMHGFGREALQVFEEMIQVGLSPSIITFISVLGACSHAGLVDEGKKLFESMMDYSVKPRAEHYACMVDLLGRAGQLDEAVELIQSMHIEPSPQVWGALLGACRIHGHVEYGEMACSRLFDLEPRNAGNYVLLADIYSRAKLQDQVAVLKELLEEHGLEKVPGCSWMEVNKKIHSFTSVDNKNPPVEQLQALIGEFVAQMKNEGYVPDTEIVMYDIEEEEKERILLGHSEKLAVAFGLINTRSGEVIRITKNLRLCEDCHSVTKFISKFTEREIVVKDVNRFHHFRDGICSCGDYW; encoded by the coding sequence ATGTTCGCCTCCGCCCCCGCGGGTTCGCTCCACCTCTCCCACCCGGCGTTCGGCGCCAGGCGCCCAAGGCTCGCGCGCTGCAGGTCCTCCCTGTCGTCGTCCGGCGCGGCGCCCCCGCCGGCCAACGCCAACCACCTCATCCAGACGCTCTGCGCCAGCGGCCGCCTCTcccgcgccgccgcgctcctCCAGGGCCTCCCCGCGCCCACGCAGCGCACCTACGAGTCGCTCCTCCAGGCCGCCGCCAGGGCCGGGGACGCCGCGCTCGCCGCGGCCGTCCACCGCCGGCTCGAGGCCGACCCGGTCTTCCGCTCCGACCCCTTCCTCTCCACCCGCCTCATCGACGCCTACGCCGCGCTCGGCGCGCTCCCGGCCGCGCGCCAGGTGTTCGACGAGGCGCCTGACAAGAACATCTTCGTGTGGAACGCGCTGCTCAAGGCCCTCGCGCTCGCCGACCATGGCGACGAGGCGCTCGCGCGCTTGGCCGACATGGGGCGGCTCGGCGTCCCCGTCGACAGCTACAGCTACACGCTCGGGCTCAAGGCCTGCATCGCCGCGTCGGCGTCGCACGCACCGGCCTCCGCCCGTGTACGCGAGGTACACGCACATGCCATCCGCCGTGGCTACGCATTGCACATGCATGTCGCCACTACTCTTATTGACTGCTATGCAAAGCTTGGGATGGTCGGCTATGCTGAGAATGTGTTTGCTGCAATGCCAGAGAGGAACGTTGTTTCCTGGAGTGCCATGATTGCGTGCTATGCCAAGAATGAGAGACCTGCTGATGCCATTGAGCTGTTCAAGGATATGCTGGCTTCTGATGCAGACCTGGTGCCTAACTCGATCACAATAGTAAGTGTCTTGAATGCGTGCGCAGGAGTAAACGCCCTGGGTCACGGCAAACTATTGCATGCCTATATTCTTCGGAGGGGTTTCGACTCACTTGTTTCTGTACTGAACGCATTGATGGCAATGTACATGAGATGTGGATGCCTTGAAGTTGGCCGGCATATCTTCAATTGGATAGGACGCCGAAGGGATGTTGTGTCATGGAATTCACTTATATCTGGATATGGGATGCATGGCTTTGGCCGTGAGGCGCTTcaggtgtttgaggaaatgattCAAGTTGGGCTATCACCGAGTATCATAACATTTATCAGTGTCCTTGGGGCTTGTAGCCATGCCGGACTTGTGGATGAGGGGAAGAAATTGTTTGAGTCGATGATGGATTATAGTGTCAAACCCCGTGCAGAGCACTATGCTTGCATGGTAGATCTCCTTGGTCGTGCTGGGCAGTTGGATGAAGCAGTGGAGCTCATACAGAGCATGCACATTGAGCCGAGTCCTCAAGTGTGGGGTGCACTGCTTGGAGCTTGCCGTATTCATGGCCATGTGGAGTACGGAGAGATGGCTTGCTCTCGTCTCTTCGATCTTGAACCCAGAAATGCCGGCAACTATGTACTACTTGCTGATATTTATTCTCGAGCTAAACTGCAAGACCAAGTTGCCGTGCTAAAGGAGCTGCTTGAGGAGCATGGGCTGGAGAAGGTGCCGGGGTGCAGCTGGATGGAGGTGAACAAGAAGATACACTCTTTCACATCTGTGGACAACAAGAACCCGCCGGTTGAGCAGCTTCAAGCTCTGATAGGTGAGTTTGTGGCACAGATGAAAAATGAGGGCTATGTCCCTGACACAGAGATAGTCATGTATGACAttgaagaagaagagaaggaaaggatCTTGCTTGGTCACAGTGAGAAGCTGGCAGTTGCATTTGGGCTTATCAACACTCGAAGCGGTGAAGTAATCAGGATCACCAAGAACCTGAGGCTATGTGAGGACTGTCATTCAGTCACCAAGTTCATCTCCAAATTCACAGAGCGTGAAATCGTTGTGAAGGATGTGAATCGGTTTCACCACTTCAGGGATGGAATTTGTTCGTGTGGCGACTATTGGTGA